A single region of the Pseudomonas sp. VD-NE ins genome encodes:
- a CDS encoding YecA family protein, with the protein MSFAEQLTRLQVFLDADELHDEALDYVAAHGYLTALSICAEDVPEREWIDALFAEEPHYSSDAQREEIEATLIGLKAHIARQLASDEEFELPCELDLGDEPDDSELRGWCIGFMEGVFLREAAWFETAEEEVSEMLLPIMVGSGLFDEQPEFEDIAKDAGLMDDMIVQIPEALTALYLLCQAPDEKPAILKPRHH; encoded by the coding sequence ATGTCCTTCGCTGAGCAACTGACCCGCCTGCAAGTTTTCCTCGACGCCGACGAGCTGCATGACGAGGCGCTGGATTACGTGGCCGCTCACGGCTACCTGACCGCGCTGTCGATCTGCGCCGAGGACGTACCGGAGCGTGAGTGGATCGACGCCCTGTTCGCCGAAGAGCCGCATTACAGCAGCGACGCCCAGCGCGAAGAGATCGAAGCCACCCTGATCGGCCTCAAAGCGCACATCGCCCGTCAACTGGCTTCGGATGAAGAATTCGAACTGCCATGCGAACTGGACCTGGGCGACGAGCCGGACGATTCCGAGCTGCGCGGCTGGTGCATCGGTTTCATGGAAGGCGTGTTCCTGCGTGAAGCGGCCTGGTTCGAAACCGCCGAAGAAGAAGTCAGCGAAATGCTCCTGCCGATCATGGTCGGTTCGGGCCTGTTCGACGAACAGCCAGAATTCGAAGACATCGCCAAGGATGCCGGCCTGATGGACGACATGATCGTGCAGATTCCGGAAGCCCTGACCGCGCTGTACCTGCTGTGCCAGGCGCCAGACGAAAAACCGGCGATCCTCAAGCCACGTCACCACTAA
- a CDS encoding Ig-like domain-containing protein, giving the protein MSDSQYVIFPPAPHSGIGVLAVYPPKPIGYKEQVDGSWGINIAMAYSDLEGLWCHLPQYLDESIGDLIEVFLDRSDVPEPLPVVFFKLTEDDFEADGQTPKPVTFYISAETLEEKFAPLADVRLDFWTNITRVSGNTSDPSPHAQLWFKHPAPGEADIDGGKPFNQGLKLPIATETIVDQTIIDEGMYCTVEHYFNQQIGDTVILAFGSLRLKSVVTDDSADIVFELTPELLAKLPKTNSLVVRWCVSDVVENTSGWSDSLTLTFKPGVILLTAPIFEQSDGDNILHHDWLAGGPTNILLTGSFSVNDVITLTLDGFTKNSERVTHSYPFTVTVASKTLKFPVENFRVQNVIGGSLRATYTLIKGGKTQLSKPADVNVAGTSLPLGAPQVTPLVEGELAIDTAKAFVNVASFWPLKKGAEVKLHWQTTDINGKLVRFTWGQTVTDPAKPIVFEAESEYIKPYASANLAVQASITNPGESEVFSDVTQLRIGDPKELVLTPPSLVSPFTNPVDPLAALPSMLVEYLDAKTEKVRLVCTPLPQGFDRFPLVDLDSAKQAKFLLNRHLIMALHGETVRFKWNLNLNGKKIGSSPEVEIAFKLIADQDPRFPRPRIIGVDGVLDVKKLTSADKLAVNLWHGQRPGQSMTLVLIGMDTNDNPVRHVIIDGEATVNSAGLIRELPRLTLDVFKNLKDGTTATLIFSMRLGLRGKPVEFPHQTYQIESLVELQPVITLIKDSQNRDIPHNDVTIDPNVTVEGTASAEQPIEILVNGEPVETQTTDKDGKFSSLLKGLIVDVLTVIQIRALYGDRLLSPLRSFTLRRALQVNNGAMALHGTRVYAWAHSADFPGNTQIRAAVPSTGVPPITYRSSNPNVAYVDGNGKVTGLRNGNTYITVQDRFSSFSYNVDVRNVYQLVMGGHGMTHHEALNWRYSIPGAVSMGGAVSAMQAVYGPDPYWPIAAGGVYRMCDESGCPGNLRAIYAHANGGIYCHSDLNARWAPWCMYPVYG; this is encoded by the coding sequence ATGAGCGACTCACAGTACGTAATATTTCCTCCAGCTCCTCATTCTGGTATCGGCGTGCTCGCCGTCTATCCACCGAAACCAATCGGGTACAAGGAACAGGTTGACGGGAGCTGGGGCATCAACATCGCCATGGCCTATAGCGACCTTGAGGGATTGTGGTGCCATCTCCCGCAGTATCTTGATGAATCCATTGGTGATCTCATCGAGGTATTCCTCGATAGGTCCGACGTGCCTGAGCCTCTGCCTGTGGTGTTTTTCAAACTGACAGAAGACGATTTCGAGGCTGACGGACAAACGCCCAAACCCGTAACATTTTATATTTCAGCTGAAACTCTCGAGGAAAAATTTGCGCCTTTGGCAGACGTCAGGCTGGATTTCTGGACCAACATCACGAGAGTGAGCGGCAACACCTCGGATCCATCGCCACACGCACAGCTCTGGTTCAAACATCCCGCTCCGGGCGAAGCGGACATTGACGGCGGCAAACCTTTCAATCAGGGCCTCAAGCTGCCGATCGCAACGGAAACTATCGTCGACCAGACCATCATCGATGAGGGCATGTATTGCACGGTTGAGCACTACTTCAATCAGCAGATTGGCGATACGGTCATACTTGCGTTTGGTTCGCTTCGGCTGAAGTCAGTCGTGACCGACGACTCGGCCGACATCGTTTTTGAGCTGACGCCGGAGCTACTCGCCAAACTACCAAAAACCAACAGTCTGGTGGTGCGCTGGTGCGTATCTGACGTTGTAGAGAACACCAGTGGCTGGTCGGATTCGCTCACTCTGACGTTCAAACCGGGAGTTATCCTCCTGACTGCCCCCATTTTCGAGCAGTCCGATGGTGACAACATATTGCACCATGACTGGCTTGCGGGCGGCCCGACGAACATTCTGCTCACGGGTAGTTTTTCGGTAAACGACGTGATCACCTTGACGCTGGACGGTTTTACCAAAAACAGCGAGCGAGTCACTCATTCCTATCCTTTCACGGTAACCGTTGCCAGCAAGACACTGAAATTTCCAGTCGAAAACTTTCGCGTTCAGAATGTGATTGGTGGAAGTTTGCGAGCAACCTATACCTTGATCAAAGGAGGAAAGACCCAATTGTCCAAACCCGCTGACGTTAACGTTGCGGGCACTTCGCTGCCACTTGGCGCGCCGCAGGTCACGCCACTGGTGGAAGGTGAACTGGCGATAGATACTGCCAAAGCCTTTGTAAACGTCGCCAGTTTCTGGCCTTTGAAAAAAGGAGCAGAGGTCAAGCTGCATTGGCAGACGACCGACATCAACGGCAAATTGGTACGGTTCACCTGGGGGCAAACGGTAACCGATCCAGCAAAACCCATTGTTTTCGAGGCCGAGAGCGAATACATCAAGCCCTACGCCAGCGCGAATCTGGCCGTGCAGGCCAGCATTACCAATCCCGGCGAGAGTGAAGTTTTTTCTGATGTCACGCAATTGAGGATCGGCGATCCCAAGGAGCTTGTTCTCACGCCGCCCTCTCTCGTATCGCCTTTCACTAACCCTGTTGATCCACTGGCAGCGCTGCCGAGCATGCTGGTGGAGTATCTCGATGCCAAGACCGAAAAAGTCCGTCTGGTTTGCACACCACTGCCCCAAGGGTTTGATCGCTTCCCGCTGGTAGATCTGGATTCGGCCAAGCAAGCCAAATTTCTGCTGAACAGACACCTGATAATGGCGCTCCACGGCGAAACCGTGAGGTTCAAATGGAATCTGAACCTCAATGGAAAAAAAATCGGCTCGTCTCCGGAGGTAGAGATAGCTTTCAAGTTGATCGCTGATCAGGATCCAAGGTTTCCAAGGCCGAGAATCATTGGTGTTGACGGAGTACTGGACGTAAAAAAACTGACCAGCGCAGACAAATTGGCAGTCAACCTCTGGCATGGACAACGGCCGGGACAGAGCATGACGCTGGTGCTTATCGGCATGGACACCAACGATAACCCTGTTCGTCACGTCATCATCGATGGGGAGGCGACCGTCAACAGCGCCGGGCTGATACGGGAGCTGCCGAGACTGACATTGGATGTGTTCAAAAATCTCAAGGACGGCACTACGGCGACATTGATATTTTCCATGCGCTTGGGGCTGCGCGGTAAACCGGTAGAGTTTCCCCATCAGACATATCAAATCGAATCTCTGGTTGAGCTACAACCGGTCATTACATTGATAAAGGACTCACAGAACAGGGACATCCCGCACAACGACGTGACCATTGACCCTAATGTCACTGTCGAGGGGACAGCGAGCGCAGAGCAGCCTATTGAAATTCTGGTGAATGGCGAGCCAGTGGAGACACAGACCACGGACAAGGACGGGAAATTCTCATCGCTATTGAAGGGGCTCATTGTCGATGTACTGACAGTCATCCAGATTAGAGCGCTCTATGGCGACCGCCTGCTCTCGCCTTTACGCTCGTTCACACTGCGCCGAGCGCTGCAAGTCAACAATGGCGCCATGGCCCTGCATGGCACGAGAGTTTATGCATGGGCCCACAGTGCGGACTTTCCAGGCAACACTCAAATCCGTGCGGCTGTCCCGTCCACAGGGGTTCCCCCAATTACCTATAGAAGCAGCAATCCGAACGTGGCTTATGTTGACGGCAACGGGAAAGTCACAGGCCTGCGTAACGGCAATACATACATCACCGTGCAAGACCGATTCAGTTCTTTTTCCTATAACGTTGATGTCAGGAATGTTTATCAGCTGGTTATGGGAGGCCATGGCATGACGCATCACGAGGCACTCAACTGGCGATACAGTATTCCGGGCGCGGTATCCATGGGCGGTGCAGTCTCCGCAATGCAAGCGGTATACGGACCCGATCCGTATTGGCCAATAGCTGCCGGTGGCGTTTACCGGATGTGTGATGAAAGCGGTTGTCCCGGCAACCTGCGCGCGATATATGCGCATGCCAATGGCGGGATTTACTGCCATTCGGACCTGAACGCCCGATGGGCTCCATGGTGTATGTATCCCGTTTATGGATAG
- the recQ gene encoding DNA helicase RecQ: protein MLEQAQRVLKDIFGYDSFRGRQGAIIERVASGGDALVLMPTGGGKSLCFQVPALLREGLAVVVSPLIALMDDQVATLEELGVAAAALNSTLSAEQQRDLAARIKRGEVKMLYLAPERLVQPRMLSFLQSLNIALFAIDEAHCVSQWGHDFRPEYLQLGQLAEMFPDVPRIALTATADKRTREEIVTRLHLQNAERFLSSFDRPNIFYRIVPKEQPRKQLLAFLAERRSDAGIVYCLSRKKVEEVAAFLSEQGFPALPYHAGLPNDLRAFNQKRFLNEEGLIMVATVAFGMGIDKPNVRFVAHLDLPKSLEAYYQETGRGGRDGLPADAWMAYGLQDVVMLKQMLQNSEGDERHKRLEQHKLDAMLSLCEETRCRRQTLLAYFDEDMPEPCGHCDNCVDGVQTWDATEPARQALSAIFRTGQRYGVGHLVDVLLGKDNEKVRSFGHQHLSVYGVGKALSESEWRSLFRQLVARGLADVDHEGYGGLRLNDSCRPLLKGEVTLELRRDLKPQVTAKTASKSPASQLVRGEEREQWEALRALRRKLAEEHGVPPYVIFPDSTLLEMLRSQPTSLAEMARVSGVGARKLERYGDAFLEVLGGEVEAPKAVADVRHELITLARAGMTPLQIAGQLQCSEKNVYTMLAEAIGKQQLSLEQALDLPEELMGEVQDAFLDGEGELPSVAEVAELFAGRVPEGVLYCVRAALQSEFEM from the coding sequence ATGCTCGAACAGGCTCAACGCGTCCTCAAGGACATCTTCGGCTACGACAGTTTCCGTGGCCGTCAGGGTGCAATCATTGAGCGCGTGGCCAGCGGCGGTGATGCGCTGGTGCTGATGCCTACCGGTGGCGGCAAGTCCCTGTGCTTCCAGGTGCCGGCGCTGTTGCGCGAGGGCCTGGCGGTGGTAGTGTCGCCGCTGATCGCGCTGATGGACGATCAGGTTGCCACCCTCGAAGAGCTGGGTGTAGCCGCTGCCGCGTTGAACTCGACATTGAGCGCCGAACAGCAGCGCGATCTCGCGGCGCGGATCAAGCGCGGTGAAGTGAAGATGTTGTATCTGGCGCCCGAGCGTCTGGTACAGCCGCGCATGCTCTCATTCCTGCAGAGCCTGAACATCGCGTTGTTCGCCATCGACGAAGCGCACTGCGTGTCGCAGTGGGGCCACGACTTCCGTCCGGAATACCTGCAACTGGGCCAGTTGGCCGAGATGTTCCCCGACGTACCGCGCATCGCCCTGACGGCCACTGCCGACAAGCGTACCCGCGAAGAAATCGTCACCCGCCTGCACCTGCAAAATGCCGAGCGCTTCCTGTCGAGCTTCGACCGCCCGAACATCTTTTACCGCATTGTGCCCAAAGAGCAGCCGCGCAAGCAGTTGCTGGCGTTTCTGGCAGAGCGGCGCAGCGATGCCGGCATCGTCTATTGCCTGTCGCGCAAGAAGGTCGAGGAAGTCGCGGCGTTCCTGAGCGAGCAGGGCTTCCCGGCGTTGCCGTATCACGCCGGTCTGCCAAATGATCTACGTGCCTTCAACCAGAAGCGCTTCCTCAATGAGGAAGGTCTGATCATGGTCGCCACGGTGGCGTTCGGCATGGGCATCGACAAGCCCAACGTGCGCTTCGTCGCACACCTCGATCTGCCGAAATCCCTTGAGGCGTATTACCAGGAAACCGGTCGCGGCGGCCGTGACGGCCTGCCAGCGGATGCGTGGATGGCCTACGGTCTGCAAGACGTGGTGATGCTCAAGCAGATGCTGCAGAACTCCGAAGGCGACGAGCGGCACAAGCGCCTGGAGCAACACAAGCTCGACGCCATGCTGTCGCTCTGCGAAGAGACCCGTTGCCGTCGCCAGACCCTGCTGGCGTACTTCGATGAAGACATGCCTGAGCCATGCGGCCATTGCGATAACTGTGTCGATGGCGTGCAGACCTGGGACGCCACCGAGCCTGCACGTCAGGCGTTGTCGGCTATTTTCCGCACCGGCCAGCGTTATGGCGTTGGCCATCTGGTCGACGTGCTGCTGGGCAAGGACAACGAAAAAGTCCGCAGTTTTGGCCATCAGCATCTGTCGGTGTACGGCGTCGGCAAGGCACTGAGTGAGAGCGAATGGCGCTCGCTGTTCCGTCAATTGGTGGCGCGCGGTCTGGCGGATGTCGATCACGAAGGTTATGGCGGTCTGCGTCTGAATGACAGTTGCCGGCCATTGCTCAAGGGCGAGGTCACGCTGGAGTTGCGCCGCGATCTCAAACCACAGGTCACCGCCAAAACCGCCAGCAAGAGCCCGGCCAGCCAACTGGTGCGTGGCGAAGAGCGCGAACAGTGGGAAGCCCTGCGCGCGCTGCGACGCAAATTGGCCGAAGAACATGGCGTGCCGCCGTACGTCATCTTCCCCGATTCGACCTTGCTGGAAATGCTCCGCAGCCAGCCAACCTCGCTGGCAGAAATGGCCCGGGTCAGCGGCGTCGGCGCACGCAAGCTTGAGCGCTACGGCGATGCCTTCCTCGAAGTGCTTGGCGGCGAAGTCGAGGCACCGAAAGCGGTGGCCGACGTGCGCCACGAACTGATCACCCTGGCTCGCGCGGGGATGACGCCGTTGCAGATCGCCGGTCAGTTGCAGTGCTCGGAAAAGAACGTCTACACCATGCTCGCCGAGGCGATCGGCAAGCAGCAGTTGTCGCTGGAACAGGCGCTGGATTTGCCGGAAGAGTTGATGGGCGAAGTGCAGGACGCGTTCCTCGATGGTGAAGGTGAGCTGCCGTCGGTCGCCGAAGTGGCGGAGCTGTTTGCCGGGCGTGTGCCGGAAGGCGTGCTGTATTGCGTGCGGGCTGCATTGCAGTCGGAATTTGAGATGTAA
- a CDS encoding YbaN family protein, with translation MDNPIGNRPLMLRYFLLAVGWLSVALGVIGIFLPVLPTTPFLLLAAACFARSSPRFYQWLVEHPRLGPWIRDYLDGNGIPLKGKVYAIGLMWASILFSCYLVPLPWARGFMLTSAVLVTVYILRQKTLGKS, from the coding sequence ATGGACAACCCCATAGGCAACCGCCCCCTGATGTTGCGCTACTTCCTGCTGGCCGTCGGCTGGCTCAGCGTGGCATTGGGGGTGATCGGGATTTTCCTGCCCGTCCTGCCCACCACCCCTTTCCTTCTGCTCGCCGCAGCCTGCTTCGCGCGCAGTTCTCCGCGTTTCTATCAATGGCTGGTCGAGCATCCAAGACTCGGGCCATGGATCCGCGATTACCTCGATGGCAATGGCATACCGCTCAAGGGCAAGGTCTACGCGATCGGGCTGATGTGGGCGAGCATTCTGTTCTCCTGCTACCTGGTGCCACTGCCGTGGGCGCGGGGGTTCATGTTGACGAGTGCGGTGTTGGTGACGGTTTATATTTTGCGGCAGAAGACCTTGGGAAAAAGCTGA